In Mugil cephalus isolate CIBA_MC_2020 chromosome 20, CIBA_Mcephalus_1.1, whole genome shotgun sequence, the following are encoded in one genomic region:
- the kdm8 gene encoding lysine-specific demethylase 8 has protein sequence MASLWSKISAVLPLNEERFPLQFGDRVESSVVEMLKRSRRQLYSDSPSASRTLNAQVILDISWERLNTGTWRHVDKEWRRVYSYGCLFKVAALCRENPSEDEILQAVRTCDMSFLMGAAIMENILQDVVQILQSEIRKSAKDEDDSEHAEVKRIKIASPHVPVIKDQLAVPRIKCPSLESFNTNYLLPLKPVILEGIIDHWPALNKHSWSIEYLRTVAGCRTVPVEVGSRYTDEDWSQTLLTVNEFIDRYILCKDGGKCPGYLAQHQLFDQIPELKEDIRLPDYCCLGEGDEDDITVNAWFGPGGTVSPLHQDPQQNFLAQVVGSKYIRLYSPEDSDKLYPHQSPLLHNTSQVEVENPDAERFPEFAEAPYLECLLRPGDVLFIPVRHWHYVRSLELSFSVSFWWS, from the exons ATGGCATCGCTGTGGTCAAAAATCTCCGCCGTTCTGCCTCTTAATGAAGAGCGGTTTCCGCTGCAGTTCGGCGACAGAGTGGAATCAAGTGTGGTGGAAATGCTGAAGCGGTCCAGGCGGCAGCTGTACAGTGACTCACCGAGCGCCAGCCGCACGCTTAACGCTCAGGTCATTTTGGATATTTCGTGGGAGAGACTGAACACGGGGACGTGGCGCCATGTGGACAAGGAGTGGAGGCGCGTTTACTCCTATGGCTGCCTGTTCAAAGTGGCCGCGCTGTGTCGCGAGAACCCATCAGAAGATGAGATCCTGCAGGCCGTCAGGACCTGTGACATGTCTTTCCTCATGGGCGCAGCCATCATGGAAAACATACTTCAGGATGTTGTTCAGATTCTGCAGAGTGAAATAAGGAAATCTGCCAAAGATGAGGATGACAGTGAACATGCCGAGGTCAAG agaataaagatCGCGAGCCCACATGTTCCCGTGATCAAAGACCAGTTGGCCGTTCCCAGGATAAAGTGTCCTTCACTGGAAAGCTTCAATACGAACTATCTGCTCCCCCTCAAGCCAGTGATCTTAGAGGGAATCATTGACCACTGGCCCGCCCTCAACAAACACTCCTGGAG CATAGAATACCTGAGGACGGTAGCCGGCTGTCGGACTGTTCCCGTCGAGGTGGGATCCAGGTACACGGATGAGGACTGGTCGCAAACGCTGCTCACTGTCAATGAATTCATTGACAGGTACATTTTATGTAAA GATGGAGGGAAGTGTCCGGGTTATCTGGCTCAGCACCAGCTTTTTGATCAG ATACCAGAGCTGAAGGAAGACATCCGCCTCCCAGATTATTGCTGCCTCGGTGAAGGAGACGAAGACGACATCACCGTCAACGCGTGGTTCGGGCCCGGAGGTACAGTGTCTCCTCTTCACCAAGATCCTCAACAGAACTTCCTTGCTCAG GTGGTGGGAAGCAAATACATTCGCCTATACTCCCCGGAGGACTCAGACAAGCTGTACCCTCATCAATCACCGCTGCTTCACAACACCAGTCAG gtggaggtggagaatcCAGACGCCGAGCGCTTCCCAGAGTTTGCCGAAGCTCCGTATCTCGAATGTCTGCTGCGGCCCGGAGACGTGCTGTTCATCCCCGTCCGACACTGGCATTACGTCCGGTCCTTAGAACTCAGCTTCTCTGTCAGCTTCTGGTGGTCGTGA
- the LOC124997935 gene encoding UNC93-like protein MFSD11 isoform X1 — translation MADRRTFNVVILGVGFLFIFTAFTTCGNIEQTVVKSLGNATFTGSGYHSLGIIYGVFSFSNLLAPTVVTVIGPKPTMFLSGLLYSGYVAVFIVPSTWSFYLTSVLIGIGAAMLWTAQGHFLVENSEASTINRNTGVFWALLQCSMLFGNLYIYFEWNGKTEISDSSRRMTFLALLVASVLGTLTFLVLRKIHHEEEMLSEEEGQSLLSTRVMYKNRADTAMQDTKSEFKTMMQLLKTKTILLLSPCMAYSGLELSFYSGVYGTCIGATTQFGEAAKGLIGISGIVVGVGEIVGEFTFPVSEYAWRSLSPHGSLSFVTVRAPSRPGGGFFGLLCKNNRFRRTSVVFLGMVVHFIAFYLIFLNIPNDAPVVFETTTQKSPYLTPSVSIAMLCSFLLGLGDSCFNTQLYSILGRVYAEQSTPAFAIFKFIQSVCAAVAFFYSGYLLLMWQLLLMIILGFAGTLCFFVVERMQNFPPDLQDY, via the exons ATGGCAGACAGGAGGACTTTCAACGTTGTGATTTTGGGTGTGGGGTTTCTCTTCATATTCACCGCCTTCACCACCTGCGGGAACATTGAA CAAACTGTTGTAAAAAGCCTGGGAAATGCTACTTTTACGGGAAGCGGGTACCACAG tCTGGGGATCATCTACGGGGTCTTTTCATTCTCCAATTTGCTTGCGCCGACTGTTGTCACAGTGATCGGCCCGAAGCCGACCATGTTTCTGAGTGGTCTGCTCTACAG TGGCTACGTCGCAGTGTTCATCGTACCTTCAACGTGGTCCTTCTACTTGACCTCTGTGCTCATCGGCATCGGAGCAGCCA TGCTCTGGACAGCTCAAGGACACTTTCTGGTGGAAAACTCTGAGGCTTCCACTATCAACAGGAACACTGGGGTGTTCTGGGCTCTCCTGCAGTGCAG CATGCTGTTCGGCaatctttacatttatttcgAATGGAACGGAAAAACGGAAATATCAG ACAGCAGCCGGAGAATGACTTTCCTGGCCCTGCTCGTCGCCTCCGTCCTCGGCACTCTCACCTTCCTGGTGCTGAGGAAGATCCACCACGAGGAGGAGATGCTGTCTGAAGAGGAAGGGCAGTCGCTGCTGTCCACTCGTGTGAT GTACAAGAACAGAGCAGATACCGCCATGCAGGATACCAAGTCGGAGTTCA AGACTATGATGCAGCTACTGAAGACTAAAACTATACTGCTGCTGAGTCCCTGCATGGCATACAGTG GCCTCGAGCTATCCTTCTACAGCGGAGTGTACGGGACGTGCATAGGAGCGACGACGCAGTTCGGAGAAGCCGCTAAAGGCTTGATCGGGATCTCTGGGATTGTGGTAGGCGTCGGAGAAATAGTGGGTGAGTTCACTTTTCCTGTCTCAGAGTATGCTTGGAGGAGCTTAAGCCCGCATGGGTCATTGAGTTTCGTAACGGTGCGCGCTCCGTCCCGACCAGGTGGAGGCTTCTTCGGGCTGCTGTGCAAGAACAACCGCTTCAGACGGACCTCGGTGGTGTTCCTGGGAATGGTGGTGCATttcattgctttttatttgatCTTCCTCAACATCCCAAACGACGCCCCTGTTGTCTTTGAAACCACCACCCAAAAGAGCCCATATTTAACTCCGAG CGTTTCCATCGCCATGCTGTGCAGCTTCCTGCTCGGACTTGGGGACAGCTGCTTCAACACGCAGCTCTACAGCATATTGGGGCGCGTTTACGCCGAGCAAAGCACGCCCGCTTTTGCCATCTTCAAATTCATCCAG TCTGTCTGTGCAGCAGTGGCGTTCTTCTACAGCGGCTACCTCCTCCTGATGTGGCAGCTCCTGCTGATGATCATCCTGGGCTTCGCTGGAACGCTCTGCTTCTTCGTGGTCGAGAGGATGCAGAACTTTCCTCCAGATTTACAGGATTACTAG
- the LOC124997935 gene encoding UNC93-like protein MFSD11 isoform X2 gives MADRRTFNVVILGVGFLFIFTAFTTCGNIEQTVVKSLGNATFTGSGYHSLGIIYGVFSFSNLLAPTVVTVIGPKPTMFLSGLLYSGYVAVFIVPSTWSFYLTSVLIGIGAAMLWTAQGHFLVENSEASTINRNTGVFWALLQCSMLFGNLYIYFEWNGKTEISDSSRRMTFLALLVASVLGTLTFLVLRKIHHEEEMLSEEEGQSLLSTRVMYKNRADTAMQDTKSEFKTMMQLLKTKTILLLSPCMAYSGLELSFYSGVYGTCIGATTQFGEAAKGLIGISGIVVGVGEIVGGGFFGLLCKNNRFRRTSVVFLGMVVHFIAFYLIFLNIPNDAPVVFETTTQKSPYLTPSVSIAMLCSFLLGLGDSCFNTQLYSILGRVYAEQSTPAFAIFKFIQSVCAAVAFFYSGYLLLMWQLLLMIILGFAGTLCFFVVERMQNFPPDLQDY, from the exons ATGGCAGACAGGAGGACTTTCAACGTTGTGATTTTGGGTGTGGGGTTTCTCTTCATATTCACCGCCTTCACCACCTGCGGGAACATTGAA CAAACTGTTGTAAAAAGCCTGGGAAATGCTACTTTTACGGGAAGCGGGTACCACAG tCTGGGGATCATCTACGGGGTCTTTTCATTCTCCAATTTGCTTGCGCCGACTGTTGTCACAGTGATCGGCCCGAAGCCGACCATGTTTCTGAGTGGTCTGCTCTACAG TGGCTACGTCGCAGTGTTCATCGTACCTTCAACGTGGTCCTTCTACTTGACCTCTGTGCTCATCGGCATCGGAGCAGCCA TGCTCTGGACAGCTCAAGGACACTTTCTGGTGGAAAACTCTGAGGCTTCCACTATCAACAGGAACACTGGGGTGTTCTGGGCTCTCCTGCAGTGCAG CATGCTGTTCGGCaatctttacatttatttcgAATGGAACGGAAAAACGGAAATATCAG ACAGCAGCCGGAGAATGACTTTCCTGGCCCTGCTCGTCGCCTCCGTCCTCGGCACTCTCACCTTCCTGGTGCTGAGGAAGATCCACCACGAGGAGGAGATGCTGTCTGAAGAGGAAGGGCAGTCGCTGCTGTCCACTCGTGTGAT GTACAAGAACAGAGCAGATACCGCCATGCAGGATACCAAGTCGGAGTTCA AGACTATGATGCAGCTACTGAAGACTAAAACTATACTGCTGCTGAGTCCCTGCATGGCATACAGTG GCCTCGAGCTATCCTTCTACAGCGGAGTGTACGGGACGTGCATAGGAGCGACGACGCAGTTCGGAGAAGCCGCTAAAGGCTTGATCGGGATCTCTGGGATTGTGGTAGGCGTCGGAGAAATAGTGG GTGGAGGCTTCTTCGGGCTGCTGTGCAAGAACAACCGCTTCAGACGGACCTCGGTGGTGTTCCTGGGAATGGTGGTGCATttcattgctttttatttgatCTTCCTCAACATCCCAAACGACGCCCCTGTTGTCTTTGAAACCACCACCCAAAAGAGCCCATATTTAACTCCGAG CGTTTCCATCGCCATGCTGTGCAGCTTCCTGCTCGGACTTGGGGACAGCTGCTTCAACACGCAGCTCTACAGCATATTGGGGCGCGTTTACGCCGAGCAAAGCACGCCCGCTTTTGCCATCTTCAAATTCATCCAG TCTGTCTGTGCAGCAGTGGCGTTCTTCTACAGCGGCTACCTCCTCCTGATGTGGCAGCTCCTGCTGATGATCATCCTGGGCTTCGCTGGAACGCTCTGCTTCTTCGTGGTCGAGAGGATGCAGAACTTTCCTCCAGATTTACAGGATTACTAG
- the ubfd1 gene encoding ubiquitin domain-containing protein UBFD1 isoform X2, translated as MATQDGSEEVIMETEAKSKEAEPAGEDTEKVDAESTSHTDAGNATTQDSSISNGDDADDGQETVDLKIIWNKNKYDLKIPVDSTGAKLKDRIHSLTGLPPAMQKVMYKGLLPEDKTLREIKITNGAKIMVVGSTINDVLAVNTPKEVIQQEVKAEENKKEPLCRQKQHRKVLDKGKPDDIMPAIKGTKERLPTVPLSGMFNKSGGKVRLTFKLEQDQLWIGTKERTEKVPMGSIKNVVSEPIEGHEDYHMMAFQLGPTEASQYWVYWVPAQFVDAIKDTVLGKWQYF; from the exons ATGGCGACCCAGGATG GAAGCGAAGAGGTCATAATGGAAACCGAGGCAAAGTCGAAAGAGGCTGAGCCAGCAGGTGAGGACACAGAGAAAGTCGACGCAGAATCTACGTCTCACACGGATGCAGGAAATGCCACAACTCAGGACTCTAGTATTAGCAATGGGGACGACGCTGACGACGGGCAGGAAACAGTGGACTTGAAGATTATCTGGAACAAGAACAAATATGATCTGAAAATTCCTGTTGATAGCACCGGAGCCAAACTAAAAGACAGGATCCACTCGCTTACAG GTCTTCCACCGGCAATGCAGAAAGTGATGTACAAAGGACTGCTTCCAGAGGACAAGACGCTACGTGAAATAAAGATTACAAATGGTGCAAAAATAATGGTGGTAGGCTCTACAATAAATGATGTATTAGCTGTAAACACACCCAAAGAGGTCATTCAGCAAGAAGTTAAAGCTGAAGAAAATAAGAAGGAGCCTTTATGCAGGCAAAAG CAACACAGGAAAGTTTTGGACAAAGGTAAACCAGACGACATCATGCCAGCTATTAAAGGAACGAAG GAACGATTACCGACAGTGCCTTTATCCGGAATGTTTAACAAATCCGGAGGAAAAGTTAGACTCACTTTCAAACTGGAGCAAGATCAGTTGTGGATCGGAACAAAAG AGAGAACGGAGAAAGTTCCAATGGGCTCCATTAAAAACGTAGTGTCTGAACCCATCGAAGGCCACGAGGACTATCACATGATG GCTTTTCAGTTGGGTCCAACGGAAGCGTCTCAGTATTGGGTGTACTGGGTGCCTGCACAGTTCGTCGATGCAATCAAAGACACAGTCCTTGGAAAATGGCAGTATTTCTAA
- the ubfd1 gene encoding ubiquitin domain-containing protein UBFD1 isoform X1: MSVLGSVVFRDVNYTLAVNTGKSFSVEGDIAMERARKTTRERSEEVIMETEAKSKEAEPAGEDTEKVDAESTSHTDAGNATTQDSSISNGDDADDGQETVDLKIIWNKNKYDLKIPVDSTGAKLKDRIHSLTGLPPAMQKVMYKGLLPEDKTLREIKITNGAKIMVVGSTINDVLAVNTPKEVIQQEVKAEENKKEPLCRQKQHRKVLDKGKPDDIMPAIKGTKERLPTVPLSGMFNKSGGKVRLTFKLEQDQLWIGTKERTEKVPMGSIKNVVSEPIEGHEDYHMMAFQLGPTEASQYWVYWVPAQFVDAIKDTVLGKWQYF, encoded by the exons atgtctgttttGGGTTCAGTTGTGTTTCGTGATGTTAATTATACTCTCGCCGTAAACACTGGGAAGAGTTTCTCAGTAGAGGGGGACATAGCGATGGAAAGAGCTAGAAAGACCACGAGAGAAA GAAGCGAAGAGGTCATAATGGAAACCGAGGCAAAGTCGAAAGAGGCTGAGCCAGCAGGTGAGGACACAGAGAAAGTCGACGCAGAATCTACGTCTCACACGGATGCAGGAAATGCCACAACTCAGGACTCTAGTATTAGCAATGGGGACGACGCTGACGACGGGCAGGAAACAGTGGACTTGAAGATTATCTGGAACAAGAACAAATATGATCTGAAAATTCCTGTTGATAGCACCGGAGCCAAACTAAAAGACAGGATCCACTCGCTTACAG GTCTTCCACCGGCAATGCAGAAAGTGATGTACAAAGGACTGCTTCCAGAGGACAAGACGCTACGTGAAATAAAGATTACAAATGGTGCAAAAATAATGGTGGTAGGCTCTACAATAAATGATGTATTAGCTGTAAACACACCCAAAGAGGTCATTCAGCAAGAAGTTAAAGCTGAAGAAAATAAGAAGGAGCCTTTATGCAGGCAAAAG CAACACAGGAAAGTTTTGGACAAAGGTAAACCAGACGACATCATGCCAGCTATTAAAGGAACGAAG GAACGATTACCGACAGTGCCTTTATCCGGAATGTTTAACAAATCCGGAGGAAAAGTTAGACTCACTTTCAAACTGGAGCAAGATCAGTTGTGGATCGGAACAAAAG AGAGAACGGAGAAAGTTCCAATGGGCTCCATTAAAAACGTAGTGTCTGAACCCATCGAAGGCCACGAGGACTATCACATGATG GCTTTTCAGTTGGGTCCAACGGAAGCGTCTCAGTATTGGGTGTACTGGGTGCCTGCACAGTTCGTCGATGCAATCAAAGACACAGTCCTTGGAAAATGGCAGTATTTCTAA
- the ubfd1 gene encoding ubiquitin domain-containing protein UBFD1 isoform X3: protein METEAKSKEAEPAGEDTEKVDAESTSHTDAGNATTQDSSISNGDDADDGQETVDLKIIWNKNKYDLKIPVDSTGAKLKDRIHSLTGLPPAMQKVMYKGLLPEDKTLREIKITNGAKIMVVGSTINDVLAVNTPKEVIQQEVKAEENKKEPLCRQKQHRKVLDKGKPDDIMPAIKGTKERLPTVPLSGMFNKSGGKVRLTFKLEQDQLWIGTKERTEKVPMGSIKNVVSEPIEGHEDYHMMAFQLGPTEASQYWVYWVPAQFVDAIKDTVLGKWQYF, encoded by the exons ATGGAAACCGAGGCAAAGTCGAAAGAGGCTGAGCCAGCAGGTGAGGACACAGAGAAAGTCGACGCAGAATCTACGTCTCACACGGATGCAGGAAATGCCACAACTCAGGACTCTAGTATTAGCAATGGGGACGACGCTGACGACGGGCAGGAAACAGTGGACTTGAAGATTATCTGGAACAAGAACAAATATGATCTGAAAATTCCTGTTGATAGCACCGGAGCCAAACTAAAAGACAGGATCCACTCGCTTACAG GTCTTCCACCGGCAATGCAGAAAGTGATGTACAAAGGACTGCTTCCAGAGGACAAGACGCTACGTGAAATAAAGATTACAAATGGTGCAAAAATAATGGTGGTAGGCTCTACAATAAATGATGTATTAGCTGTAAACACACCCAAAGAGGTCATTCAGCAAGAAGTTAAAGCTGAAGAAAATAAGAAGGAGCCTTTATGCAGGCAAAAG CAACACAGGAAAGTTTTGGACAAAGGTAAACCAGACGACATCATGCCAGCTATTAAAGGAACGAAG GAACGATTACCGACAGTGCCTTTATCCGGAATGTTTAACAAATCCGGAGGAAAAGTTAGACTCACTTTCAAACTGGAGCAAGATCAGTTGTGGATCGGAACAAAAG AGAGAACGGAGAAAGTTCCAATGGGCTCCATTAAAAACGTAGTGTCTGAACCCATCGAAGGCCACGAGGACTATCACATGATG GCTTTTCAGTTGGGTCCAACGGAAGCGTCTCAGTATTGGGTGTACTGGGTGCCTGCACAGTTCGTCGATGCAATCAAAGACACAGTCCTTGGAAAATGGCAGTATTTCTAA
- the rmi2 gene encoding recQ-mediated genome instability protein 2 has translation MSNLEKTDIQRKRPPPVKVLSSQLRTAGARGDADCEEGCVIRPGRGRSLHVSLVWMQGTVLEVQLDRNTVLLMDETGTFTVQGVNSIPKGKPCLSPGKYVMVMGVIQAAYPEPVIRAVKMADLSELAALHRRMWKLEVEDLQQVLT, from the exons ATGTCCAACCTAGAGAAAACAGACATCCAAAGAAAACGTCCTCCGCCCGTTAAAGTGTTGTCCAGCCAGCTGAGGACGGCAGGGGCCCGTGGAGACGCTGACTGCGAGGAGGGATGTGTCATCAGGCCGGGCAGGGGTCGCTCTCTGCACGTCTCATTGGTGTGGATGCAGGGGACAGTCCTGGAGGTCCAGCTGGACAGAAACACCGTGCTGTTGATGGATGAGACGGGAACTTTTACGGTTCAGGGCGTCAACAGTATCCCCAAAGGGAAACCATGTTTGTCCCCAG GCAAATATGTCATGGTGATGGGTGTCATCCAGGCGGCGTACCCGGAGCCGGTCATCCGTGCCGTGAAGATGGCAGACCTCTCTGAACTCGCTGCACTCCACAGGCGGATGTggaagctggaggtggaggacctGCAGCAGGTGCTGACCTGA